One segment of Xanthomonas oryzae pv. oryzae DNA contains the following:
- a CDS encoding DUF2894 domain-containing protein, with product MSKPALSARTQLQRWRSQGADQLDPVRFHLMESLAARADAQADAVREVLEHTLGALVDGYATALKQVTRRRGGRAAATSSTPASSPSSALAALTAQMAGHAALMEVDSRKTASADAMLFPELPALDDFRRTWTTVRTASQVRQSLQDAPKDAGPLNSSVLVHRCITLMRECSPGYLQHFLGYVDALSWLEQLHSGGALANEAAAQTAPGKKHGKRPSKRRG from the coding sequence ATGAGCAAGCCGGCACTCTCCGCACGCACCCAGTTGCAGCGCTGGCGCAGCCAGGGCGCCGATCAGCTGGATCCGGTGCGATTCCATCTGATGGAATCCTTGGCAGCGCGTGCCGATGCGCAGGCCGATGCGGTGCGTGAGGTGCTGGAACACACGCTCGGCGCCTTGGTCGATGGCTATGCGACAGCGCTGAAGCAGGTAACCCGTCGCCGTGGCGGCAGGGCTGCGGCGACGTCTTCAACGCCAGCGTCGTCGCCGTCCAGCGCATTGGCTGCACTCACCGCGCAGATGGCCGGCCATGCGGCATTGATGGAAGTGGACAGCCGCAAGACCGCCAGCGCAGATGCCATGCTGTTTCCGGAGTTGCCGGCGCTGGACGATTTTCGCCGCACCTGGACCACCGTGCGCACCGCCAGCCAGGTGCGACAGTCGCTGCAGGATGCGCCCAAGGATGCAGGCCCACTCAATTCCAGCGTATTGGTACATCGCTGCATCACGCTGATGCGTGAGTGTTCGCCCGGCTATTTGCAGCACTTTCTCGGCTATGTGGACGCATTGTCGTGGCTGGAACAGCTGCACAGCGGCGGCGCGTTGGCCAATGAAGCAGCAGCGCAGACGGCGCCGGGCAAGAAGCACGGCAAGCGTCCGTCGAAGCGGCGCGGTTAG